In Melospiza melodia melodia isolate bMelMel2 chromosome 20, bMelMel2.pri, whole genome shotgun sequence, a single genomic region encodes these proteins:
- the GSC2 gene encoding homeobox protein goosecoid-2 — MSAEPVPGAEAARRGLKKPRPFSIEHILSSPSEKSPQVLVPLCLQSILDCTPQRPCELETIPASSLQEEEEEEEEEEELEGAGCGCCCCSHTSARSLQELPAWLDARLPWPMRLLQPALRACRSSQEKAELQGLQQQLQRRTRRHRTIFSEEQLQALETLFHQNQYPDVVTREHLANRIHLKEERVEVWFKNRRAKWRHQKRATASVVTLQAKQPPKEGC; from the exons ATGtctgcagagccagtgccaggggctgaggctgccaggaGAGGCCTGAAGAAGCCACGTCCCTTCAGCATCGAGCACATCCTCTCTAGCCCCTCGGAGAAGAGCCCCCAGGTCTTGGTgcccctgtgcctgcagagcaTCCTGGACTGCACACCCCAGAGGCCCTGCGAGCTGGAGACCATCccagccagctccctgcaggaggaggaggaggaggaggaagaggaggaagagctggAAGGCGcaggctgcggctgctgctgctgttctcaCACAAGTGCCcgttccctgcaggagctgccggCGTGGCTGG aTGCGCGGCTGCCCTGGCccatgcggctcctgcagccGGCGCTCAGGGCGTGCAGGAGCtcccaggagaaggcagagctgcagggcctgcagcagcagctgcagcgccGCACGCGCCGGCACCGCACCATCTTCAgcgaggagcagctgcaggcgcTGGAGACGCTGTTCCACCAGAACCAGTACCCGGACGTGGTGACCCGCGAGCACCTGGCAAACCGCATCCACCTCAAGGAGGAGCGCGTGGAG GTTTGGTTTAAAAATCGTCGGGCGAAGTGGCGACACCAGAAGAGGGCGACTGCCTCGGTGGTGACCCTGCAGGCCAAGCAGCCCCCCAAGGAGGGCTGTTAG
- the LOC134427576 gene encoding tRNA (32-2'-O)-methyltransferase regulator THADA-like, with protein MGAEREARACAAFYGSRGLAPTVLSCLRCLRHFAGSTAKRCKEKHLEEALQLTRALSEGLQALGEAEARPLLRCVLAFQMEATSSCSSFQKLEQMVTQLAVGKEALLAQEVDTLLSGLALQGEVLSPEDLQSVSMFLEESSLGRQHWQQNLPLLLQRLASTLHWVLQGQPTPGSTWGYLVIKACLQVFQVLPKDVAPLVWSTSGKSETLQSLLGLLLEVAWGKALNKDTRLLAGTALSMLVNTAPQPQHGASAVLTLFQLPSQAGTGELKFGELVVEVPPVLEPDGLEKLVLTRGVLTCCKMDILSCQLEGLPSKACLLLDVVFPAVCALSREQKDCHYYCFQACALWLQRLREGLAALWHLMGTHVLAQDSELLQELTQLLWNNAETPVEGVSEFIHSSFQLLLEIYHLECQHFQDQERPLYQQMLQRVVSMPWQIKARYVPLCAIVPYMGSQQVLDAYPDLPQHLLSCLSTNHLCPAAAEAYKALVRQQCREWRDGQRGTEEALAEQWALHWLPLLSQGLCSPLPILQSNSANHLLTWTLRQLPATQALLAAQFGGQDTMSLRAWVSVLKAQKSVAGALPLGEAALERLSRCLGTREEGVRLAALGLLCCSPNTNQPLSGTEVRLLRHFLPLNLNCDSSSFRQLLQAAVRKALVRLRDSSLAQLRGKAPRRSGPAEGAEQLAQAVGFVEWLLQLSIASLSPGSNYQRKKTALLLLAAVLETCTDTWSPDRKKGQPPRTMATLLSYARQRGCWDFFSHPNLLALMSCLQDSTNEIRDLASELLVRYFPTTFPEPIAQDLFQLAQDTLGSPRVQEAEAGAVLLKTILQKSDSGTMKSLSLEAEAALTLPSRGLCFAQHLLHVLQAQYKVARQDLLRAAATAPMHGAIAALRRCLLQVPEVAVSMQVAELVQSWQELLTCLVTTVRDITSLLLGALQSQQGPGADEQAAAPSFAEMGNAIGSLIMLGKGQGQEEEEGDSVLLSEEHSLILTCCWVSVKEIGLLLGGLAELLLSPALPAEVGPLLSLPTLQMATRVFQEILLRCRHWGAVEGCSMGFTKFCAALLNHPDPELQAIPRAVLEQGLEALGGPRSSSITRRAAGFPMLFLCIVSGEAPAQARPLLTRCIQTLLSLAAMALPQDWDQTLDLPQVCALHVLQTLVRGAGLGGAVLCHATPMMALALRGLGSPCWAMRNAAIQLFSALTSRLLGQPWSHRDSCPSEGLSLHAFLGQHPELGAVLLGELKVATAPTSGRPRLHPALHAILTLLAQLQPGADIAGSPSAPFLEPLLGLAESPIYAVRAMAAKALVPVVAPPQRCRLLLQLARQLPAAPGQIRSHNAVHGHLLQMQALLGCATGTGGLSAEALHPVALQLEARGWLLTPAQRCPLVRAAFLQLLSLLPTSFSPGFAQYIHGTISAELGGLLQGGKSGCAEPQVGSAILHQTMAHFMCSEAARLADSERVAAVCSLLQQPNPDIQLAILSWVIAGEGGPCKEVENALGLTLLESLQSVLQERRDKEFLRLYLEAVLHLYRDPSSWSQEASSKLQGSSRSCLEMLLHMVEAECPGPDLLFQALCAASLLLAHQCGDEDTALVERWCAALEECSRSACSELLRLAAARSLQLAGPSVLQPSLCAARPSLVPVALRLINVAIHLLQDEEREVRHEASGFASLLRQSPGELLQDGCIFVQDNVGLQSLLELLLGEFREHPETFNSLLQHIPVLDVRSVVEELEANKAVSLYKEDEPNVFAEPAVLAQQLLPVLVQLLEKAPTGSPVHASALQWLEATGLGVLRDLQYCRHCWSQGPAARWGMKALGCAKLHTALAVLLVRAQLVAQVLRVLGEGATAMPGLGCGSQELEQELELVQGLLVQHGLAPVPRQDNAPGELGPLSGTDSSRHAAV; from the exons ATGGGCGCCGAGCGGGAGGCGCGGGCCTGCGCCGCCTTCTACGGCTCACGGGGCCTCGCCCCCACGGTGCTCTCCTGCCTGCGCTGCCTGCGGCACTTCGCGGG GAGCACTGCCAAGAGATGCAAGGAGAAGCACCTGGAGGAGGCGCTCCAGCTGACACGGGCGCTGAGCGAGGGTCTGCAGGCGCTGGGCGAGGCAGAGGCACGACCCCTGCTCCGCTGTGTCCTGGCTTTCCAGATGGAGgcaaccagcagctgcagctccttccagAAACTGGAACAG ATGGTGACCCAGCTGGCAGTGGGGAAGGaagccctgctggcccaggaggtGGACACACTGCTGAGtggcctggctctgcagggagag GTGCTGTCTCCTGAGGACCTTCAGTCAG TGTCCATGTTCCTGGAGGAGAGCAGCCTGGGCcggcagcactggcagcagaacctgcccctgctgctgcagcGCCTGGCCAGCACCCTGCACTGGGTGCTGCAGGGCCAGCCCACacctggcagcacctggggctACCTGGTCATCAAG gccTGCCTCCAGGTCTTCCAGGTGCTGCCAAAGGATGTGGCTCCCCTGGTGTGGAGCACGTCAGGAAAGAGTGAGACCCTGCAGAGCCTCCTGGGACTGCTGCTGGAGGTGGCCTGGGGGAAG GCCCTGAACAAGGACACGAGGCTGCTggcaggcacagccctgagcaTGTTGGTGAACAcggccccccagccccagcacggggCCAGTGCAGTGCTgaccctgttccagctgcccagCCAAG CAGGCACTGGGGAGCTGAAGTTTGGGGAGCTGGTGGTGGAAGTGCCCCCTGTCCTGGAACCAGACGGGCTGGAGAAGCTGGTGCTTACCAGAGGTGTGCTGACGTGCTGCAAGATGGACATCCTCAGCTGCCAGCTGGAGGGCCTTCCCAGCAAG gccTGCCTGCTGCTGGACGTGGTCTTTCCTGCTGTGTGTGCCCTGAGCAGGGAGCAGAAGGACTGCCACTACTACTGCTTCCAAG CCTGTGCGCTGTGGCTGCAGCGCCTGCGGGAGGGCCTGGCTGCTCTCTGGCACCTGATGGGGACCCACGTCCTGGCCCAGGACTCTGAGCTCCTCCAGGAGCtcacccagctgctgtggaacaatGCAGAGACCCCG GTGGAAGGTGTGTCTGAGTTCATCCACAGCTCCTTCCAATTGCTGCTGGAGATCTACCACCTGGAGTGCCAGCACTTCCAGGACCAGGAGAGACCCCTTTACCAACAGATGCTGCAGAGGGTGGTCTCAATGCCTTGGCAGATCAAAGCAAGATACGTGCCCCTGTGTGCCATCGTCCCCTACATGGGCAGCCAGCAG GTGCTGGATGCCTACCCGGACCTGCCACAGCATCTCCTGAGCTGCCTCTCCACCAACCACCTGTGTCCCGCCGCGGCCGAGGCCTACAAGGCGCTGGTGCGGCAGCAGTGCCGCGAGTGGCGAGATGGGCAGCGGGGCACAGAGGAGGCCCTGGCAGAGCAGTGGGCACTGCACTGGCTCCCCCTGCTCTCCCAGGgcctctgctctcccctgcccatcCTGCAGAGCAACAGTGCCAACCACCTCCTCACCTGGACCCTGCGGCAGCTCCCGGCCacccaggcactgctggcagcCCAGTTTGGCGGCCAGGACACGATGTCGCTGCGGGCCTGGGTGTCCGTGCTGAAGGCACAGAAGAGTGTGGCAGGGGCCCTGCCGCTGGGGGAGGCGGCTCTGGAGCGGCTCTCCCGCTGCCTGGGCACCCGTGAGGAGGGCGTTCGGCTGGCGGCGCTgggcctgctctgctgcagccccaaCACCAACCAGCCCCTCTCGGGCACCGAGGTGCGGCTGCTGCGGCACTTCCTGCCCCTCAACCTCAACTGCGACTCCTCCTCGTtccggcagctgctgcaggcagccGTGAGGAAGGCGCTGGTGCGGCTCAGGGACAGCTCGCTGGCCCAGCTGCGGGGGAAGGCGCCGCGGCGCTCCGGGCCggcagagggagcagagcagctcgCCCAGGCCGTAG gctTTGTGGaatggctgctgcagctcagcatcgCCTCACTCAGCCCAGGCTCCAACTACCAGAGGAAGAagacagctctgctcctcctggccgctGTTTTGGAGACCTGCACGGACACCTGGAGCCCTGACAGGAAGAAGGGCCAGCCCCCAC GGACCATGGCCACGCTGCTGAGCTACGCCAGGCAGAGAGGCTGCTGGGACTTCTTCTCCCACCCCAATTTGTTGGCACTGATGAGCTGCCTGCAGGACAGCACTAATGAG ATCAGAGACTTGGCCTCGGAGCTGCTTGTCCGCTACTTCCCTACCACATTCCCTGAGCCCATTGCCCAGGATCTCTTCCAGCTGGCCCAGGACACCCTGGGCAGCCCCCGAGTGCAGgaggctgaggctggagctgtgctgctgaagaCCATCCTGCAGAA GTCAGACAGTGGCACCATGaagagcctgtccctggaggctgaggcagccctgacactgcccagccGAGGGCTGTGCTTTGCCCAGCACCTTCTGCACGTGCTGCAGGCCCAGTACAAGGTGGCACGCCAGGACCTGCTGCGGGCAGCAGCCACGGCACCGATGCACG GAGCCATCGCTGCCCTGCGCAGGtgcctgctccaggtgccagaggtgGCCGTCTCCATGCAGGTGGCAGAGCTGgtgcagagctggcaggagctcCTCACCTGCCTCGTGACCACAGTGAGAGACATCACCTCCCTCCTCCTgggggctctgcagagccagcaaGGCCCTGGTGCTGATGAGCAAG ctgctgccccatcATTTGCAGAGATGGGCAATGCCATTGGCTCCCTCATCATGCTGGGGAAGGGCCAGGggcaagaggaagaggagggtgacTCAGTCCTGCTGTCAGAGGAGCACAGCCTGATCCTGACGTGCTGCTGGGTGTCAGTGAAG GAgattgggctgctcctggggggcctggctgagctgctgctatccccagcactgcctgctgaAGTGGggcccctgctgtccctccccaCCCTGCAGATGGCCACCAGGGTGTTCCAGGAGATCCTGCTGCGATGCCGGCACTGG GGAGCAGTGGAGGGCTGCAGCATGGGCTTCACCAAATTCTGTGCCGCACTGCTGAACCACCCAGATCCGGAGCTGCAGGCCATCCCACGGGCCGTGCTGGAGCAG GGCTTGGAGGCCCTGGGTGGGCCCCGGAGCAGCTCGATCACGCGCCGTGCTGCCGGCTTCCCCATGCTCTTCCTGTGCATCGTCAGCGGGGAGGCCCCGGCGCAGGCACGGCCCCTCCTGACCCGCTGCATTCAGACCCTGCTGAGCTTGGCTGCCATGGCACTGCCACAGGACTGGGACCAGACCCTCGACCTCCCACAG gtgtgtgccctCCACGTGCTGCAGACGCTGGTCCGCggggcggggctgggcggggCAGTGCTGTGCCACGCCACACCCATGATGGCCCTGGCACTGCGCGGCCTGGGCTCGCCCTGCTGGGCCATGAGGAACGCGGCCATCCAGCTCTTCA gtgccctcacatcccggctgctgggacagcCGTGGAGCCACAGGGATAGCTGCCCATCAGAGGGGCTGAGCCTGCACGCCTTCCTcgggcagcacccagagctgggcGCTGTGCTGCTTGGAGAGCTCAAGGTGGCCACAGCACCCACATCAGGGAGGCCCCGCCTGCACCCTGCACTCCATGCCATCCTCACCctcttggcccagctgcagcctGGCGCTGACATTGCCGGCAG TCCCTCTGCTCCCTTCCtggagccactgctggggctggcagagaGCCCCATCTACGCCGTACGAGCGATGGCTGCCAAGGCTCTGGTGCCCGTTGTGGCCCCTCCCCAGCGCTGcaggctcctcctgcagctggcccggcagctccctgcagcgcccGGGCAGATCCGCTCGCACAACGCTGTCCACGGGCACCTGCTGCAGatgcaggcactgctgggctgtgccaCGGGCACCGGGGG gctgtcggctgAGGCGCTGCACCCCGTGGCTCTGCAGCTGGAGGCGCGGGGCTGGCTGCTCACCCCTGCCCAGCGCTGCCCCCTCGTCCGCGCTGCCTTCCTccagctcctctccctcctgcccacaTCCTTCAGCCCTGGCTTCGCCCAGTACATCCATGGCACCATCAGCGCCGAGCTGGGCGGCCTCCTGCAGGGGGGAAAGTCAGGCTGTGCCGAGCCACAG gtgggctcagccatCCTCCACCAAACCATGGCCCACTTCATGTGCAGCGAGGCAGCCCGGCTGGCGGACAGCGAGCGCGTTGCTGCTGTCTGCTCACTCCTCCAGCAGCCCAACCCCGACATCCAGCTTGCCATCCTGAGCTGGGTGATTGCTGGGGAGGGAGGACCGTGCAAGGAGGTGGAGAACGCTCTTGGGCTGACATTGCTG GAGAGCTTGCAGTCGGTGCTGCAAGAGAGAAGGGACAAAGAGTTCCTGAGATTGTACCTTGAGGCTGTGCTGCATCTTTACAGAGATCCCTCATCATGGTCCCAGGAAGCTTCCAGTAAGCTCCAGGGCTCCTCAAGATCATGCCTGGAGATGCTGCTGCACATGGTGGAGGCTGAGTGTCCTGGTCCTGATCTCCTCTTCCAGGCACTGTGTGCTGCCAGCCTGCTGCTTGCCCACCA GTGTGGGGACGAGGACACTGCACTGGTGGAGCGCTGGTGTGCGGCCCTGGAGGAGTGCAGCCGCTCCGCCTGCTCCGAGCTGCTGCGGCTGGCGGCCGCCCGCTCCCTGCAGCTGGCAGGGCCCAGCGTGCTGCAGCCATCCCTGTGTGCTGCCCGTCCCTCGCTCGTCCCCGTGGCTCTGAG GCTGATAAACGTGGCCATTCACCTTCTGCAAGATGAGGAGCGGGAGGTTCGGCATGAGGCCTCAGGATTCGCCAGCCTCCTGCGGCAGAGCCCGGGGGAGCTGCTCCAAGATGGCTGCATCTTTGTGCAGGACAATGTggggctccagagcctcctggagCTCCTTCTGGGAGAGTTCAGGGAGCACCCTGAGACCTTCAACTCACTACTTCAACACATCCCTGTCTTAGATGTCAGGAGTGTTGTGGAGGAGCTGGAGGCCAACAA AGCTGTCAGCCTGTACAAGGAGGATGAACCCAACGTTTTTGCAGAGCCAgctgtcctggcacagcagctgctccctgtcctgGTGCAGCTCCTGGAGAAGGCTCCCACTGGCAGCCCAGTCCATGcctcagctctgcagtggctggaAGCCACAGGCCTCGGTGTGCTGAGGGACCTGCAGTACTGCAGACACTGCTGGAGCCAAG GTCCTGCTGCCCGCTGGGGGATGAAGGCGCTGGGCTGTGCCAAACTCCACACAGCCCTGGCCGTGCTGCTGGTGAGGGCCCAGCTGGTGGCACAGGTGCTGCGGGTGCTGGGGGAAGGTGCCACCGCCATGCCAGGCCTGGGCTGTGGCTCCCAGGAgttggagcaggagctggagctggtaCAGGGGCTGCTGGTGCAGCATGGGCTGGCTCCTGTGCCAAGGCAGGACAatgcaccaggagagctgggaccACTGTCGGGGACTGACAGCTCCAGGCATGCAGCAGTGTGA
- the LOC134427578 gene encoding somatomedin-B and thrombospondin type-1 domain-containing protein-like isoform X2: MRGPLLWAGWLLATGCLLGATGSCRHRCCPGRNNACWAPGARRARCYCDSYCQRTGDCCQDYPTSCRRAAVGCAVGPWGPWSGCSSPCGAGSRARSRQVTVPPRHGGDPCPDLKQRRGCLGQHPTCGTAQAALVPEVAKIFPNSFSQDFRDPWRRAGLPPPEEPSGSPLPSSCGFFRLTQVGLPCRGRAWSRRLQRDRQVCVECRGNLPHRRPHCTGHGLQGARTFWVAASVVGCQGSWVQEGLQEGCVCSPPALIFV; this comes from the exons ATGCGGGGCCCGCTGCTCTGGGCGGGCTGGCTGCTGGCCACCGGCTGCCTGCTGGGAGCCACGGGCAGCTGCCGGCACCGCTGCTGCCCCGGCAGGAACAACGCGTGCTGGGCCCCCGGCGCCCGCCGGGCTCGCTGCTACTGCGACTCGTACTGCCAGCGGACCGGAGACTGCTGCCAGGACTACCCCACCTCGTGCCGCCGTGCCG CGGTGGGCTGTGCCGTGGGGCCCTGGGGGCCGTGGAGCGGGTGCAGCTCcccgtgcggggctggcagcagggcccgcAGCCGCCAGGTCACGGTGCCGCCCCGGCACGGCGGGGATCCCTGTCCGGACCTCAAGCAGCGCCGCGGCTGCCTGGGGCAGCACCCGACCTGCGGCACGGCCCAAG CTGCTCTTGTGCCAGAGGTAGCCAAGATTTTCCCCAACTCCTTCAGCCAGGACTTCAGAGATCCCTGGCGAAGAGCTGGGCTGCCACCGCCGGAGGAGCCCTCTGG ctcccccctgcccagctcctgcggCTTTTTCCGCCTGACCCAGGTGGGGCTCCCGTGCCGCGGGCGCGCCTGGAGCCGCCGGCTGCAGCGGGACAGGCAGGTCTGTGTGGAATGCCGGGGCAATCTGCCCCACCGCCGTCCCCACTGCACCGGACACGGCCTGCAGGGAGCCAG GACATTTTGGGTGGCTGCTTCTGTGGTGGGGTGCCAGGGCTCATGGGTGCAGGAGGGCCTGCAGGAGGGCTGTGTCTGCTCCCCCCCAGCTCTCATCTTTGTGTAG
- the LOC134427578 gene encoding somatomedin-B and thrombospondin type-1 domain-containing protein-like isoform X1: MHTAIKSRRSSSQSPAPAGVRGEGLLALVLLPLSPSPVLHLPCSALSVVHDTETLCFVSPRSLAAVGCAVGPWGPWSGCSSPCGAGSRARSRQVTVPPRHGGDPCPDLKQRRGCLGQHPTCGTAQAALVPEVAKIFPNSFSQDFRDPWRRAGLPPPEEPSGSPLPSSCGFFRLTQVGLPCRGRAWSRRLQRDRQVCVECRGNLPHRRPHCTGHGLQGARTFWVAASVVGCQGSWVQEGLQEGCVCSPPALIFV; encoded by the exons ATGCACACAGCGATAAAGTCCCGCAGAAGCAGCTCACAAAGCCCTGCACCGGCAGGGGTCAGGGGAGAGGGGCTGCTGGCCCTTGTACttcttcccctctccccatcccctgtGCTGCATCTCCCCTGCTCTGCTCTTTCCGTTGTTCATGACACTGAAACTCTTTGTTTTGTCTCTCCTCGGTCCCTGGCAGCGGTGGGCTGTGCCGTGGGGCCCTGGGGGCCGTGGAGCGGGTGCAGCTCcccgtgcggggctggcagcagggcccgcAGCCGCCAGGTCACGGTGCCGCCCCGGCACGGCGGGGATCCCTGTCCGGACCTCAAGCAGCGCCGCGGCTGCCTGGGGCAGCACCCGACCTGCGGCACGGCCCAAG CTGCTCTTGTGCCAGAGGTAGCCAAGATTTTCCCCAACTCCTTCAGCCAGGACTTCAGAGATCCCTGGCGAAGAGCTGGGCTGCCACCGCCGGAGGAGCCCTCTGG ctcccccctgcccagctcctgcggCTTTTTCCGCCTGACCCAGGTGGGGCTCCCGTGCCGCGGGCGCGCCTGGAGCCGCCGGCTGCAGCGGGACAGGCAGGTCTGTGTGGAATGCCGGGGCAATCTGCCCCACCGCCGTCCCCACTGCACCGGACACGGCCTGCAGGGAGCCAG GACATTTTGGGTGGCTGCTTCTGTGGTGGGGTGCCAGGGCTCATGGGTGCAGGAGGGCCTGCAGGAGGGCTGTGTCTGCTCCCCCCCAGCTCTCATCTTTGTGTAG
- the SLC25A1 gene encoding tricarboxylate transport protein, mitochondrial: MPAPAAPRSLAAAAAPAGKAKLTHPGKAILAGGLAGGIEICITFPTEYVKTQLQLDEKANPPRYKGIGDCVKQTVRDHGVRGLYRGLSSLLYGSIPKAAVRFGMFEFLSNRMRDEQGRLDSTRGFICGLGAGMAEAVAVVCPMETVKVKFIHDQSSPNPKYRGFFHGVREIVREQGLKGTYQGLTATVLKQGSNQAIRFFVMTSLRNWYKGDNPNKAINPFITGVFGAIAGAASVFGNTPLDVVKTRMQGLEAHKYKNTWDCAYQIMKHEGPLAFYKGTVPRLGRVCLDVAIVFIIYDEVVKLLDKVWKTD; the protein is encoded by the exons AtgcccgcccccgccgcgccccgcagcctggccgctgccgccgcccccgccggcaAGGCCAAGCTCACGCACCCCGGCAAGGCCATCCTGGCAG GTGGCCTGGCTGGAGGGATCGAGATCTGCATCACATTCCCCACCGAGTATGTGAAGACGCAGCTGCAGCTGGACGAGAAGGCAAACCCTCCCCGCTACAAGGGCATTG GGGACTGTGTGAAGCAGACTGTCCGTGACCATGGTGTCCGGGGGCTCTACCGGGGGCTCAGCTCGCTGTTGTACGGCtccatccccaaggctgctgtcag GTTCGGGATGTTTGAGTTCCTCAGCAACCGGATGAGAGACGAGCAGGGGCGGCTGGACAGCACACGGGGCTTCATCTGCGGGCTGGGGGCTGGCATGGCTGAGGCTGTGGCCGTGGTCTGCCCCATGGAGACTGTGAAG GTGAAGTTTATCCATGACCAGAGCTCTCCCAACCCCAAATACCGTGGTTTCTTCCATGGCGTCCGGGAGATCGTTCGGGAACAGG GACTGAAGGGGACCTACCAGGGCCTAACTGCAACCGTCCTCAAGCAAGGATCAAACCAGGCCATCCGCTTCTTTGTCATGACCTCCCTCAGGAACTGGTACAAAG GGGACAATCCCAACAAGGCCATTAACCCCTTCATAACAGGGGTGTTTGGAGCCATTGCTGGAGCTGCCAGTGTCTTTGGCAACACTCCCTTGGATGTAGTGAAGACCAGGATGCAG GGGCTGGAAGCGCACAAGTACAAGAACACCTGGGACTGCGCCTACCAGATCATGAAACACGAAGGGCCCCTGGC GTTTTACAAGGGTACAGTGCCTCGCTTGGGCCGTGTGTGTCTTGACGTGGCCATCGTCTTCATCATCTACGATGAGGTGGTCAAACTCCTTGACAAGGTGTGGAAAACGGACTGA